One window of the Podospora pseudocomata strain CBS 415.72m chromosome 7, whole genome shotgun sequence genome contains the following:
- the PUB1 gene encoding E3 ubiquitin-protein ligase pub1 (COG:A; EggNog:ENOG503NV1Z) has product MADNGSASASGQLPPPPQANAGAPGYENGQGNGNPAHMPPPPLHIPQNTNPIPTAITSPLGGGDKSGIISPTSGGPFARRAAPEPNKRALYVGGLDPRVTEDVLRQIFETTGHVQNVKIIPDKNAKGYNYGFVEYDDPGSAERAMQTLNGRRVHQAEIRVNWAYQSNNTNKEDTSNHFHIFVGDLSNEVNDEVLLQAFSAFGSVSEARVMWDMKTGRSRGYGFVAFRDRPEAEKALSSMDGEWLGSRAIRCNWANQKGQPSIAQQQAMQQMGMTPTTPYGHHHFPTHGVHSYDMIVNQTPAWQTTCYVGNLTPYTTQNDLVPLFQNFGFVVESRFQADRGFAFIKMDTHENAAMAICQLNGYNVNGRPLKCSWGKDKTPQAQQAQFDPNQAYSPQSAQTPAYPGTPSTYFNQYGGNFGPGQQAAYTGAQAQSPAAYGGGPMGYSGPPSAGGYGRGQGPNPNNAQQWNQGQAPPQNFGNNGYSGYQG; this is encoded by the exons atgGCTGACAACGGTTCCGCTTCGGCCTCCggccaactcccccctcctccccaggccAACGCCGGCGCGCCCGGCTACGAGAACGGCCAGGGCAATGGCAACCCGGCGCACATGCCCCCGCCGCCCCTCCATATCCCGCAGAACACCAACCCTATCCCAACTGCGATCACATCGCCgttgggcggcggcgacaaGAGTGGGATCATCTCTCCCACGAGCGGTGGCCCATTCGCCCGTCGTGCCGCTCCCGAGCCCAACAAGCGGGCCCTTTACGTGGGTGGCCTCGACCCCCGCGTCACCGAAGACGTTCTCCGTCAAATCTTCGAGACCACTGGACACGTCCAGAACGTCAAGATCATCCCGGACAAGAAC GCGAAGGGTTACAATTATGGCTTCGTTGAATATGATGATCCCGGCTCGGCTGAGCGTGCCATGCAGACTTTGAACGGCCGTCGTGTTCACCAGGCT GAAATTCGTGTCAACTGGGCTTATCAGTCGAACAACACGAACAAGGAGGACACTTCGAACCACTTCCACATCTTTGTCGGCGATCTTTCTAACGAGGTCAACGATGAGGTCCTTCTTCAGGCCTTTTCCGCTTTCGGCTCGGTTTCCGAGGCTCGTGTCATGTGGGATATGAAAACTGGCCGTTCTCGCGGTTATGGCTTCGTTGCTTTCCGCGACCGTcccgaggctgagaaggcttTGAGCTCCATGGACGGCGAGTGGCTCGGTTCTCGCGCCATCCGTTGCAACTGGGCCAACCAGAAGGGCCAGCCTTCGATTGCCCAGCAGCAGGCCATGCAGCAGATGGGCATGACCCCGACGACCCCCTACGGCCATCATCActtccccacccacggcgtTCACTCTTACGATATGATTGTCAATCAGACTCCGGCCTGGCAGACAACTTGCTACGTGGGCAACTTGACCCCGTACACCACCCAGAACGACTTGGTCCCGCTTTTCCAGAACTTTGGTTTTGTGGTTGAGTCCCGCTTCCAGGCGGACCGTGGTTTTGCCTTCATCAAGATGGACACCCATGAGAATGCGGCCATGGCCATTTGCCAGTTGAACGGCTACAATGTCAATGGTCGCCCCCTCAAGTGCAGC TGGGGCAAGGACAAGACTCCTCAGGCTCAGCAGGCTCAGTTCGATCCCAACCAGGCGTACAGCCCTCAGAGCGCACAGACCCCCGCTTATCCTGGAACTCCTTCTACCTACTTTAACCAGTACGGTG GCAACTTTGGTCCTGGTCAGCAGGCCGCTTACACTGGAGCTCAGGCTCAGTCTCCTGCTGCGTACGGCGGTGGCCCCATGGGCTACAGTGGTCCCCCCAGTGCTGGCGGTTACGGGCGCGGTCAGGGTCCGAACCCGAACAATGCTCAGCAGTGGAACCAGGGCCAGGCCCCGCCTCAGAACTTTGGCAACAACGGCTATTCTGGTTACCAGGGTTAG
- a CDS encoding hypothetical protein (EggNog:ENOG503P87P), with product MAAPSASQVRAPKVPVLEPLEKGLNEILVLTGKAFRAAGKDPKKGTPQETAAAINAQVPAVIGRFNNALDDLECDLLRAKAVLLRDLNQLKASRKPPPPPKQKPVAPSAASIPPAPMESPVMAKKAQVFKGNMPGSSRPASSPVAVPVHPTKQENKPVAPIPNMGGIDLSSPELKHSPSPKTVPRNKPVKNSPQLASVAAAAVAAGRPASAPPKKESKILPPQIPRPGTAAPQFPSGPPTMQAKAASVPARNMSASPAMANSTPVAGAAPQQSQGLPQANSDNFFTDMTFTVAPSAEQPGQHQQPQQIDLTKLDGSNNFGVGSGSSTMDVDNEIDNLFEDISMNMDYNLEGGDSAGDNSNFNDMYFDLEASSGAATSGNNNNNGGGGNNLGLDDFGFPQ from the exons ATGGCGGCACCCTCTGCTTCGCAAGTGAGAGCGCCTAAAGTGCCTGTGCTTGAACCTCTTGAGAAGGGACTCAACGAAATA CTTGTCCTCACCGGTAAGGCCTTCAGAGCAGCTGGCAAAGATCCCAAGAAGGGAACACCGCAAGAGACAGCCGCAGCCATCAACGCGCAGGTCCCGGCGGTGATAGGAAGATTCAACAATGCGCTGGATGATCTAGAGTGTGATCTC CTGCGAGCAAAAGCCGTCCTCCTTCGAGATCTGAATCAGTTGAAGGCAAGCCGgaaaccacctccaccgccaaagcAAAAGCCGGTAGCTCCTTCAGCTGCCTCCATCCCGCCGGCGCCTATGGAGTCGCCTGTCATGGCAAAGAAAGCTCAGGTCTTCAAGGGAAATATGCCAGGCTCCAGTCGACCAGCGTCTTCGCCTGTGGCTGTTCCTGTACATCCCACCAAACAGGAGAACAAACCAGTGGCACCCATTCCAAACATGGGGGGCATTGATCTCTCATCTCCCGAACTGAAGCACTCACCCAGTCCGAAAACAGTCCCCCGAAACAAGCCGGTGAAGAACTCACCGCAGTTGGCTTcagtggctgctgctgccgttgccgcAGGACGACCTGCCAGTGCTCCGCCCAAGAAGGAATCCAAGATCCTCCCACCGCAGATCCCTAGGCCGGGTACTGCGGCACCACAGTTTCCTTCGGGGCCTCCTACCATGCAGGCCAAAGCCGCTTCAGTCCCTGCTCGGAACATGTCCGCATCTCCAGCCATGGCGAACAGCACGCCTGTTGCTGGAGCGGCACCACAACAATCCCAGGGACTTCCACAGGCCAACAGCGACAACTTCTTCACCGATATGACCTTTACTGTTGCACCTTCAGCCGAACAGCCAggtcagcaccagcaaccacagcaaATCGATCTGACCAAGCTTGATGGTTCGAATAACTTTGGTGTGGGGTCCGGATCATCGACCATGGACGTTGACAACGAGATTGACAACTTGTTTGAAGACATAAGCATGAATATGGACTACAAtttggaaggaggtgatTCTGCGGGCGATAACAGCAACTTCAACGACATGTACTTTGACCTGGAGGCCAGCAGCGGTGCTGCCACTTCGGGCAACAACAATAataacggcggcggcggcaataATCTTGGGCTGGATGATTTCGGGTTCCCTCAATAA
- a CDS encoding hypothetical protein (EggNog:ENOG503NXFK; CAZy:GH5; COG:G) produces MKVLSLLLTLVTGISALPNPLPQDPAPTPGVKTPPPLPLSTSSRWILDANNKRVKLRCINWAGHLETNIPEGLHRQPLDYITTWIATQNFNCVRLTFSSDLTFSGPTTPVHTSFTTVSQQQSKPALINDIYPLIITKNPWITPNTTTLDVFAAVVDTLWSKGIITILDNHVSKASWCCNLTDGNGWWDTASGYNPFNSRFFSTSSWLSSLAFMATWAKSHPGVVGLGLRNELRAFLLQDLNGRRDWYANIQRAGNLVHQANKDLLILVGGAQSSTDLVHLKTRMLDTSGWEGKNVWEMHAYSFTVTFPDPFKNCDLVKAGYGFWSGFVLEQDRPYTGPLIMSEFGVGMQGSEVDSQYGGLNEQDHRYLDCLVGYLEGNDAEWAVWAIQGGYYIREGTVDYDETWGLMDREWKGWRNERFRQKIQGLYAVTQGP; encoded by the coding sequence ATGAAGGTCCTGTCACTCCTTCTCACCCTCGTCACGGGCATATccgccctccccaaccctctccctcaagacccagccccaaccccggGAGTGaaaacccccccacccctccccctatcaacctcctcccgctgGATCCTCGACGCAAATAACAAGCGCGTCAAACTCCGCTGCATCAACTGGGCCGGCCATCTGGAGACAAACATCCCCGAgggcctccaccgccaacccctcgACTACATCACCACCTGGATCGCCACCCAAAACTTCAACTGCGTCCgcctcaccttctcctctgacctcaccttctccggccccaccacccccgtccacacctccttcaccaccgtctcccagcagcagtccAAACCCGCCCTGATAAACGACATCTACCCCCTGATAATCACCAAAAACCCCTGGataacccccaacaccaccaccctcgacgtTTTTGCCGCCGTAGTCGACACCCTCTGGTCAAAAGGAATaatcaccatcctcgacaaCCACGTTTCCAAAGCCTCCTGGTGCTGCAACCTCACCGACGGCAACGGCTGGTGGGACACCGCCTCCGGCTAcaaccccttcaactcccgcttcttttccacctcctcctggcTCTCCTCCCTAGCCTTCATGGCCACCTGGGCAAAGTCCCACCCCGGCGTCGTCGGCCTCGGTTTACGTAACGAACTTCGCGCGTTTCTCCTGCAGGACTTGAACGGCAGAAGGGACTGGTACGCCAACATCCAGAGAGCGGGCAATCTAGTCCATCAAGCAAACAAAGACTtgctcatcctcgtcggggGCGCCCAGTCGTCAACTGATCTGGTGCATCTCAAGACCAGAATGCTCGACACCTCCGGGTGGGAGGGAAAAAACGTCTGGGAGATGCACGCTTACTCTTTCACCGTGACATTCCCCGACCCGTTCAAAAACTGTGACTTGGTCAAGGCTGGGTATGGGTTCTGGTCTGGGTTTGTGCTGGAGCAGGACAGGCCCTACACTGGACCTTTAATCATGAgcgagtttggggttgggatgcAGGGGAGTGAGGTCGACTCTCAGTACGGGGGCCTCAACGAGCAGGATCATAGGTATTTGGACTGTTTGGTGGGGTACCTCGAGGGGAACGATGCCGAGTGGGCTGTTTGGGCTATCCAGGGGGGTTACTATATCAgggaggggacggtggaTTATGACGAGacgtgggggttgatggatcgggagtggaaggggtggaggaatgAGAGGTTCAGGCAAAAGATTCAGGGGTTGTATGCTGTTACTCAGGGGCCTTAG
- a CDS encoding hypothetical protein (EggNog:ENOG503NU47; COG:S) codes for MAAEVQTQLATMSLGAKPEEARREYVELPPTSIAIPPQPTARLMSRLADTYSPVNQNGSFEFDRVIKSGYVQKRARKTKTWRTCYIVLRPSTLSIYKSDKEEKLRHKIHLADLTAVAMLKDPKNKRPNVFGLFSPSKNYHFQASSQQDAQEWVDLIRQGARIEEEEEEMFLASPAVRRPSFFNTSPTHEVDPQNTASAMDRLASSSPEPLEPPPRTFARPSPRRPSHLESSGMSGTELASHSDFSDYDVQRVHGASFESLGVQSPPTASSVPSKAPQGGGAPGAQAVPSASQASGINLEQDPDRIIWQGWMSFLRSKGGVRQWKKSWAVLRPRNFKLYKDDSESSVLFIAYLSNIVNVVDIDPMSRTKKHCLQIITDEKSYKFCATDEEALVRCLGAFKSLLAKRRELEAKVAAPAPAPPAA; via the exons atggccgccgAGGTTCAGACACAGTTGGCGACCATGTCGCTTGGTGCCAAGCCAGAAGAGGCTCGTCGCGAATACGTCGAGCTCCCGCCTACCTCTATTGCGATCCCACCGCAGCCGACAGCCAGGTTGATGAGCCGCCTTGCAGACACCTACTCTCCAGTCAACCAAAATGGCAGTTTCGAGTTTGACCGGGTTATCAAGAGTGGTTACGTACAGAAGCGTGCGCGAAAGACAAAG ACATGGAGAACTTGCTACATCGTCCTTCGCCCAAGCACACTCTCAATCTACAAGTCGGATAAAGAGGAAAAACTCCGGCACAAGATCCACCTGGCAGATCTGACTGCCGTCGCCATGCTCAAAGACCCCAAGAACAAGCGCCCGAATGTGTTTGGCTTGTTTTCGCCCTCCAAAAACTACCACTTTCAGGCTTCGTCTCAGCAAGATGCGCAAGAATGGGTGGATCTGATCAGACAGGGTGCCAggatagaagaggaggaggaagagatgtTTTTGGCGAGCCCGGCAGTGCGACGGccttctttcttcaacacctctcCGACTCACGAAGTAGATCCGCAGAACACTGCGAGCGCAATGGATCGGCTCGCATCAAGCTCCCCAGAGCCGCTCGAACCCCCGCCACGAACCTTTGCCAGGCCCTCCCCGCGGCGGCCATCGCATCTGGAATCCTCGGGCATGTCGGGAACTGAGCTCGCATCGCATTCGGACTTTTCAGATTATGATGTCCAGAGGGTTCACGGAGCGTCATTTGAGAGTCTTGGCGTCCAGTCTCCCCCAACGGCATCGAGCGTACCAAGCAAGGCGccgcaaggaggaggagcaccaGGGGCGCAAGCCGTACCTAGTGCCAGCCAGGCAAGCGGCATCAATCTCGAGCAAGACCCTGACCGGATCATCTGGCAAGGGTGGATGTCTTTTTTGAGGAGCAAGGGAGGTGTGCGACAGTGGAAGAAGTCATGGGCCGTACTGCGACCCAGAAACTTCAAGCTTTACAAGGACGACTCGGAGTCGTCAGTTTTGTTCATCGCCTACCTTTCCAACATTGTCAACGTGGTCGATATCGACCCCATGAGCAGGACGAAGAAGCACTGCTTGCAGATCATCACGGACGAGAAGAGCTACAAGTTTTGCGCGACAGACGAGGAGGCGCTGGTTCGATGCCTGGGAGCATTCAAAAGCCTCTTGGCCAAGAGGAGGGAACTCGAAGCCAAGGTGGCAGCGCCAGCACCCGCCCCTCCCGCTGCTtga
- a CDS encoding hypothetical protein (COG:S; EggNog:ENOG503P1ER), whose product MAASKSHPRSQQVAEQVQEELNGTPYKLTSLEPLSGGLANFLFRGRLTNPLPDSSHNVAIKHGESFIAGMPESDWVIPTTRCQVEEECLKAVQSMPIPEAPCVTRTPKLYYYNSDTNTQVQEYLPDAISLKDYALKHFSAARDVSRKPACLDIGKSLGIWLRSFHHWANQSEQSGLRGALKLNANLQELRHMTNYQTLVSDVDTCPEILSDAKEVFEKVEKMAAEERGSGKLEVIHGDFWTGNTLLADRPLEDGKRPNIFIVDWEMCQLNVHPLDLGQMMAELYELFLFKGIEEGKWIIEGFVSGYGNIDDKFAYRIAIQLGTHLIVWGSRAQGWGTEEQVAEVMAKGKEIIVKAWHEDRTWFEAGDLACLFSGRS is encoded by the exons atggccgcCTCCAAGTCCCATCCCAGGAGCCAGCAGGTGGCCGAGCAGGTTCAGGAAGAACTCAACGGCACCCCGTACAAGCTCACATCTCTTGAACCCTTGTCAGGAGGACTTGCCAATTTCCTCTTCAGAGGTCGTCTCACCAATCCGTTACCCGACTCGTCCCACAATGTTGCCATCAAGCATGGGGAGAGCTTCATTGCTGGAATGCCCGAAAGTGACTGGGTGATTCCCACAACTCGCTGC CAAGTAGAGGAAGAGTGTCTCAAAGCCGTTCAAAGCATGCCAATTCCAGAAGCGCCCTGTGTGACCCGGACACCCAAACTCTACTACTACAACTCGGATACCAACACTCAAGTCCAGGAATATCTCCCAGATGCCATCAGTCTCAAGGACTACGCCCTCAAGCACTTCTCCGCAGCCCGTGATGTGTCCAGAAAACCAGCATGTCTCGACATTGGCAAGAGTCTAGGCATATGGCTCCGCAGTTTCCACCACTGGGCAAATCAGTCAGAGCAGTCTGGTCTGCGTGGAGCACTAAAGTTGAATGCCAACCTCCAAGAACTGAGACACATGACGAATTACCAGACGTTGGTTAGTGATGTTGACACTTGTCCAGAGATACTCTCGGATGCAAAGGAGGTCTTTGAGAAAGTGGAAAAAATGGCAGCAGAAGAACGTGGGAGCGGGAAGTTGGAAGTCATACATGGTGACTTCTGGACGGGAAA CACACTTCTCGCAGACCGGCCCCTTGAAGATGGCAAACGCCCAAATATCTTCATCGTAGACTGGGAAATGTGCCAGCTCAACGTCCACCCCCTTGATCTAGGGCAAATGATGGCCGAACTCTACGAACTATTCCTCTTCAAGGGCATCGAAGAAGGCAAGTGGATCATCGAGGGCTTTGTCTCTGGTTACGGCAACATCGACGACAAATTCGCCTATCGCATTGCCATCCAACTCGGCACTCACCTCATCGTCTGGGGATCTCGCGCCCAAGGCTGGGGTACAGAAGAGCAAGTCGCAGAAGTGATGGCGAAAGGCAAGGAAATCATTGTCAAGGCGTGGCATGAAGATCGCACGTGGTTTGAGGCAGGGGATTTGGCTTGTCTGTTTAGTGGCAGGTCGTGA
- a CDS encoding hypothetical protein (EggNog:ENOG503PX4G) — MAPRSSGILQAPRVVLVVVFPMLNFILYLILSLGCSSTSLSDISPVIARTDSSINIGGQDIVVDLRVGFYGTPSPILSVPSTLMLTSVIGICLGPPPLFCTSSSSILNSKRESDLARSIPLSKGGGNFALAGLALSLQSSFIVLSGFPLLLSLIASILANMIQIYFSSQGMIELHAKAALWARSLDWAAAAGAVMGFSAYQSIVAAAPRLIRVLMSGAMVDISMGGTASSLFAGVVTLTILGAVINTLLTGGDVGSDAFVAGRTMGKQKTTAGGQVGDRERMSRMFMRRPAYEVFP, encoded by the exons ATGGCACCGCGATCCTCTG GGATCCTTCAGGCTCCTCGGGTGgttcttgtggtggtgtttccAATGCTCAACTTTATTCTCTACC TAATCCTCTCCCTTGGCTGCAGCAGCACCTCCCTTAGCGACATCTCCCCAGTCATAGCCCGCACCGACAGTTCAATAAACATCGGCGGGCAAGACATTGTTGTCGACCTACGAGTTGGCTTCTATGGTACCCCATCTCCCATCCTATCCGTCCCATCAACTCTGATGCTCACCTCCGTCATAGGAATATGCCTCggcccaccccccctcttctgcacctcctcctccagcatccTCAACTCCAAGCGCGAATCCGACCTCGCTCGCTCCATCCCGCTGTCCAAAGGCGGCGGAAATTtcgccctcgccggcctAGCCCTCAGCCTCCAGTCCAGTTTCATCGTTTTGTCTGGCTTCCCACTTCTACTCTCTCTCATCGCCTCGATACTGGCCAACATGATCCAGATATACTTCTCCTCTCAGGGCATGATCGAACTCCACGCCAAAGCGGCCTTGTGGGCGAGAAGTCTCGACtgggcggctgctgcggggGCAGTGATGGGGTTCAGTGCCTATCAGAgcattgttgctgctgcgccgaGGTTGATAAGAGTGTTGATGTCGGGGGCGATGGTAGACATTAGCATGGGAGGGACGGCAAGTAGTTTGTTTGCTGGGGTTGTTACTCTGACGATTCTTGGGGCGGTGATTAACACATTGTTGACTGGGGGGGATGTAGGTTCTGATGCTTTTGTTGCTGGGAGGACCATGGGGAAGCAAAAGACAACGGCGGGAGGGCAGGTGGGTGATAGGGagaggatgtcgaggatgtttatgaggaggccggcgTATGAGGTGTTTCCTTGA
- the CTU2 gene encoding Cytoplasmic tRNA 2-thiolation protein 2 (COG:J; EggNog:ENOG503P096), with the protein MTTNSTAGSSPQLCTKCRTQEATHDQRSHAVCVDCFTKFINTKSVKQLGILGKETKPPIIPNPSGSGPPQIGTRRYLLGLSLGVSSTCLLQLLHENCQFQLSKGRPAPFELTVVHIYNDTFTTPSTADSLLLPHKTRYPTFTFLSHPLSSSLTLPSIDWPSFLSALSLPPSPVPTLPTLLSSLPPSQASQSDIISLLTRHILLSLTLSTSSQALLLGHSTTAIAELTLSQTAKGRGFSLPWTINDGLLSLPNLSQPVLVFHPLRDILRKELVEFTKLTSPPLTGLIPDVEKSNNPEAHQVLNHKDLSIEEVMTRYFADVERSYPSVVANVARTSARLVRIFDEDRKGCGLCGMPMDGEGDERWRGELGEGDVGDEEGETEEGETRRREGRRWLCYGCQRSALG; encoded by the exons ATGACGACGAACTCGACAGCGGGGTCATCACCCCAGCTCTGTACAAAATGCCGTACTCAGGAGGCTACGCATGACCAGAGAAGTCACGCCGTATGCGT AGACTGCTTCACAAAattcatcaacaccaaatCCGTCAAACAGCTCGGCATTCTAGGCAAAGAgaccaaaccccccatcatccccaacccatccgGCTCCGGCCCTCCCCAAATCGGCACCCGTCGCTACCTTCTCGGCCTCTCCCTGGgcgtctcctccacctgcctcctccagctcctccacgaAAACTGCCAGTTCCAACTCTCAAAAGGCCGGCCAGCCCCCTTTGAGCTAACAGTCGTCCACATCTACAACgacaccttcaccaccccctccaccgccgactctctcctccttccacacAAAACCCGCTACCCAACATTCACCTTCCTCTCACACCCTCTatcatcctccctcaccctcccctcgaTAGACTGgccctcttttctctccgccctatccctccccccatccccagtcCCCACCTTaccaaccctcctctcctccctgcccccctcccaagcctcCCAATCAGACATTATCAGCCTCCTAACCcgccacatcctcctctccctcaccctctccacctccagccAGGCCCTCCTGTTAGGgcacagcaccaccgccatcgccgaATTAACCCTCTCCCAAACCGCCAAGGGCCGcggcttctccctcccctggACAATAAACGAcggcctcctctcccttcccaatCTCTCCCAACCCGTTTTGGTgttccaccccctccgagACATCCTCCGCAAGGAACTAGTCGAGTTCACCAAGCTCACCTCCCCGCCTTTGACGGGACTGATCCCTGACGTGGAAAAGAGCAACAACCCTGAGGCTCATCAGGTGCTGAACCACAAGGATTTGAGCATCGAGGAGGTCATGACGAGGTATTTTGCCGATGTGGAGAGGAGTTACCCCAGTGTGGTTGCCAATGTTGCTAGGACGAGcgcgaggttggtgaggataTTTGATGAGGACAGAAAGGGGTGTGGGCTTTGTGGGATGCcgatggatggggagggggatgagaggtggagaggggagctgggggagggggatgtgggcgatgaggagggggagacggaggagggggagacacggaggagagaggggaggaggtggttgtgttATGGGTGTCAGAGGAGTGCTTTGGGGTAG